Proteins encoded together in one Chryseobacterium sp. G0201 window:
- a CDS encoding pyridoxal phosphate-dependent aminotransferase has translation MPNISNRAQHMPPSPVRKLVPFALKAKQKGVKVYHLNIGQPDIETPETALNALKNIDLKVLEYALSEGNIEYRKALTEYYHSLDFTDLTPDNFIVTNGGSEALNFAISTLCDDGDEVIIPEPYYANYNGFTSTFNVNVVAVPSTIETGFALPPIEEFEKKITDKTRAIVICNPGNPTGYLYTREELQKLAEIALKYDIVVISDEVYREYVYDGKQQISMLAFPELSENCIIIDSESKRYSMCGVRIGCLLTRSKKIHDAAMLFAQARLSPVLLGQIAATAAHQNDGAYIRAVREEYTHRRNVLVDQLNAIPGVICPKPKGAFYCVAELPVDDTEKFAQWLLEKYSLNNETIMVAPAGGFYSNPELGKKQVRIAYVLKEQDLIRSAEILKDALEKYKLEFHL, from the coding sequence ATGCCGAATATTTCAAACAGAGCACAACACATGCCGCCATCGCCAGTAAGAAAACTGGTTCCTTTTGCCCTTAAAGCAAAACAGAAAGGAGTAAAAGTATATCACCTTAATATCGGACAGCCTGATATTGAAACTCCGGAAACGGCTTTAAATGCTTTAAAAAACATTGATTTAAAAGTATTAGAATACGCTCTTTCTGAAGGAAATATAGAATACAGAAAGGCGCTTACAGAATATTATCATTCATTAGATTTCACAGATCTTACACCCGATAACTTCATCGTAACCAATGGAGGTTCTGAAGCTTTAAACTTTGCCATCTCAACATTATGTGATGACGGTGATGAAGTAATCATCCCGGAACCATATTACGCTAATTATAACGGATTTACAAGCACTTTCAATGTAAATGTTGTTGCCGTGCCTTCAACTATTGAAACAGGATTTGCACTTCCTCCGATTGAAGAATTTGAGAAAAAAATCACAGACAAAACAAGAGCGATTGTTATCTGTAACCCTGGAAATCCTACAGGTTATCTTTACACACGTGAAGAACTTCAAAAATTAGCAGAAATTGCTTTAAAATATGATATCGTTGTAATCTCAGACGAGGTTTACAGAGAATATGTGTATGACGGAAAACAACAGATTTCAATGCTTGCTTTCCCGGAATTAAGCGAAAACTGCATCATCATTGACTCTGAATCTAAGCGTTACTCAATGTGCGGCGTAAGAATCGGATGTCTGCTTACGCGTTCTAAAAAAATTCATGATGCAGCAATGCTTTTTGCTCAGGCAAGATTGAGCCCCGTTTTATTGGGACAAATTGCAGCAACAGCGGCTCACCAGAATGACGGAGCCTACATAAGAGCAGTAAGAGAAGAATATACTCACAGAAGAAACGTTTTGGTTGATCAATTAAATGCTATTCCCGGAGTGATCTGTCCGAAACCAAAAGGGGCATTTTACTGTGTAGCCGAGCTTCCTGTAGACGATACAGAAAAATTTGCTCAATGGCTATTGGAGAAATATTCTCTTAATAATGAAACGATCATGGTTGCACCTGCAGGAGGATTCTACAGCAATCCGGAATTAGGTAAAAAACAAGTAAGAATTGCATACGTTTTAAAAGAACAGGACTTAATCAGAAGTGCCGAAATTTTAAAAGATGCTCTTGAAAAATATAAATTAGAGTTTCACCTTTAA
- a CDS encoding cytochrome-c peroxidase — MKRGIYWVLGLVLLLLWSFTPKVNQDLSNIQDPTIEDIVKSYKKAITAWPKPDIDYGVQWKEFSPIKSDSTFFADQDKPNVILGKMLFFDPKLSKSSQVSCSSCHDPEMGWADRRRVALGNDHLQGNRNTISLYNIAQRQSFFWDGRAKTLEEQAAGPLGAHHEMAMDVKTLPAKIQAVKGYKELFKKAYGTDKVTYEKVVKAIADFQKTIKSQPSRFDKFLEGKYTALSDEEIYGMHIFRTKARCMNCHNGQYLTDESFHNIGLTYYKKKYQDLGLYEITKKPEDAGKFRTPQLRALMLTQPWMHNGLFNDLEGVVNVYNSGMHQIDPSPEKKQLDPLYPMTDPLLKPLHLTKEETKALVSFLESLSGTKYKMRRPEFPVE, encoded by the coding sequence ATGAAAAGAGGTATATATTGGGTTTTAGGATTGGTTTTATTGTTATTGTGGAGTTTTACGCCAAAGGTCAATCAGGATTTGTCAAATATTCAGGATCCGACCATTGAAGACATTGTAAAAAGTTACAAAAAAGCAATCACCGCTTGGCCAAAACCGGATATCGATTACGGAGTACAATGGAAAGAATTTTCTCCCATTAAAAGCGACTCTACTTTCTTCGCAGATCAGGATAAGCCTAATGTTATTTTAGGGAAAATGCTGTTTTTCGATCCTAAATTATCAAAATCAAGTCAGGTTTCATGCAGTTCTTGTCATGACCCTGAAATGGGATGGGCAGACCGCAGACGTGTTGCTCTGGGAAATGATCATCTTCAAGGAAACAGAAATACAATTTCGTTATACAATATCGCACAACGCCAGTCTTTTTTCTGGGACGGAAGAGCAAAAACATTGGAAGAACAGGCAGCCGGCCCGCTTGGTGCTCATCATGAGATGGCCATGGATGTGAAAACCTTACCCGCAAAAATACAGGCCGTAAAAGGATATAAAGAACTTTTCAAAAAAGCCTACGGAACCGATAAAGTAACGTATGAAAAAGTAGTAAAAGCTATCGCCGATTTTCAAAAAACCATTAAAAGTCAGCCAAGCCGTTTTGATAAATTTTTAGAAGGAAAATACACTGCCCTATCTGATGAAGAAATCTACGGCATGCATATTTTCAGGACAAAGGCCCGTTGTATGAACTGTCATAACGGACAATACCTTACCGACGAATCTTTTCACAACATCGGGTTGACCTATTACAAAAAAAAATATCAGGATCTTGGTTTATACGAAATTACTAAAAAACCGGAAGATGCCGGTAAATTCAGAACGCCGCAATTAAGAGCTCTGATGCTTACTCAGCCTTGGATGCACAACGGATTATTCAATGATCTGGAAGGTGTGGTAAATGTCTACAACAGCGGAATGCACCAAATCGATCCAAGTCCGGAGAAAAAACAATTGGATCCGTTATATCCGATGACCGATCCGCTATTAAAACCTTTACACTTAACAAAAGAAGAAACCAAAGCTCTTGTTTCTTTCCTGGAATCGCTTTCAGGAACAAAATATAAAATGAGAAGACCGGAATTTCCTGTTGAGTAA
- a CDS encoding DUF6850 family outer membrane beta-barrel protein, giving the protein MLTIKKTFYLLFIVIGSLSVKAQDSLSLFKTINNQYNVERNFKTQFYYNPASMSGYSSTSFSEFNVGFHNKDDKAYRQQLGSGEKGLTVEAKSFQKLKPNCYVWGNASYQNVKVDNIKWNETLDYDRVAPYITSDSVGGKLNLERYQFAGGYLQKTNLWTFAGQISYLAQLGYRARDPRLRSTTSDLRVNAGINYKVFREYEIGVFGEFNKYTQNTSLTFQSVLGRPYVYQMVGLGHSNNLFNGGTAPSSTFEEFGIKGGLQISNKEGKDFYLQASIGRANNVKSYNGTGNTFYDISDLVDENYQIEGAKFFDLNQKQRVGLLANFTSSVKTGSEYGYSLNTTNMTQIFKRQAYRRENYVSTIKGFYQYNQDHFSITATPFYGYEEIKERRLYPNAGQKFEYSYFGINADYKQQIKENQVLSFQPYFSKRVVNKSITALSTTGNAAVDAWVLQDYQFQASDITTVGASLRYDLKLEKLPAFFVSAEYQSQKIQEKNNNFAGASIGITF; this is encoded by the coding sequence ATGCTTACTATAAAAAAAACTTTCTATCTGCTATTCATCGTTATTGGTTCGCTTTCAGTGAAGGCTCAGGACAGTCTTAGCTTATTTAAAACGATCAATAATCAATATAATGTAGAAAGAAATTTTAAAACTCAATTTTATTATAATCCGGCATCCATGTCGGGTTATAGCTCTACTTCTTTCTCAGAATTCAATGTAGGTTTTCATAATAAAGATGACAAAGCTTATCGTCAACAATTAGGAAGCGGAGAAAAAGGTTTAACAGTTGAGGCAAAATCTTTTCAAAAATTAAAGCCAAACTGCTATGTTTGGGGAAATGCAAGCTATCAGAATGTAAAAGTTGATAACATTAAGTGGAATGAAACATTAGATTATGATCGTGTTGCTCCATACATCACTTCAGATTCTGTTGGAGGAAAATTAAATCTTGAACGTTATCAATTTGCCGGAGGTTATTTACAAAAAACAAATCTTTGGACTTTTGCGGGTCAGATAAGTTATTTGGCGCAGTTGGGATATCGTGCCAGAGATCCCAGATTAAGAAGTACAACCTCGGATTTGAGAGTAAATGCAGGCATAAACTACAAAGTTTTTAGGGAATATGAAATCGGAGTTTTCGGTGAATTCAATAAATATACACAAAACACTTCTTTAACTTTTCAGAGCGTGTTGGGAAGACCTTATGTATATCAAATGGTAGGATTGGGACATTCTAATAACTTATTTAACGGAGGTACAGCTCCATCTTCAACATTCGAAGAATTTGGTATAAAAGGAGGTTTACAAATTTCCAATAAAGAAGGCAAAGATTTTTACCTCCAAGCAAGTATTGGAAGAGCAAATAATGTAAAAAGTTATAATGGTACAGGAAATACATTTTATGACATTTCTGATTTAGTAGATGAAAATTATCAAATCGAAGGTGCTAAGTTTTTTGATTTAAATCAAAAACAACGTGTAGGGCTTTTAGCAAATTTCACATCTTCTGTAAAAACAGGTTCAGAATATGGTTATTCTCTTAACACGACAAACATGACTCAGATATTTAAAAGACAGGCATACCGCAGAGAAAACTATGTATCAACAATAAAAGGTTTCTACCAATACAATCAAGACCATTTCTCCATCACGGCGACTCCTTTTTACGGGTATGAAGAAATTAAAGAAAGAAGATTATACCCAAATGCAGGACAAAAATTTGAATATTCTTATTTCGGAATTAATGCAGATTACAAACAGCAAATAAAAGAAAATCAGGTGTTAAGTTTCCAGCCTTATTTTTCAAAAAGAGTTGTTAATAAATCAATTACCGCTTTATCAACTACAGGAAATGCAGCTGTTGACGCTTGGGTTCTACAGGATTATCAGTTCCAGGCGAGCGACATTACCACTGTTGGAGCATCATTAAGATATGATTTAAAACTTGAAAAATTACCTGCTTTCTTCGTAAGTGCAGAATATCAATCACAAAAAATTCAAGAAAAAAACAATAATTTTGCAGGCGCAAGCATAGGAATAACATTTTAG
- the murB gene encoding UDP-N-acetylmuramate dehydrogenase encodes MHENFSLKPYNTFGVEAKAKYFIEVHSIEELKDALKFSKSQNLPLLFLGGGSNILFTKDFDGLAIKLSLKGINEDFVNIYEVWVTAKSGENWHEFVLFCLNKNLGGLENLSLIPGNVGTSPMQNIGAYGTEIKDIFVDCKVLNLETLEIETFDIEKCRFGYRDSIFKQEGKGKYVILEVTFRLSKKNHRIKTEYGAIQSELKNLGIENPTIQDVSKAVINIRQSKLPDPKVIGNAGSFFKNPTIPLAQFEELKQKFENIQGYPNGEFVKVPAGWLIEQCGWKGKQIGNVASHQMQSLVIINATGNATGQEIFDFSTEIINSVKEKFGIELEREVNII; translated from the coding sequence ATGCACGAAAATTTTTCTCTAAAACCTTACAATACTTTCGGTGTAGAAGCCAAAGCAAAATATTTTATTGAAGTACATTCAATTGAAGAATTAAAAGATGCTTTAAAGTTCTCAAAATCTCAAAACCTCCCGCTCCTTTTTCTTGGAGGCGGAAGTAATATTTTGTTTACAAAAGATTTTGATGGATTGGCTATAAAACTTAGTTTAAAAGGAATTAACGAAGACTTTGTTAATATATATGAAGTCTGGGTAACCGCAAAATCAGGTGAAAACTGGCATGAATTCGTCCTATTTTGTTTGAATAAAAACCTTGGCGGACTTGAAAATTTATCTTTAATTCCGGGAAATGTAGGAACTTCACCGATGCAGAATATCGGAGCGTACGGAACTGAGATCAAGGATATTTTTGTAGACTGTAAAGTTTTAAACCTAGAAACATTAGAAATTGAAACTTTTGATATTGAAAAATGTAGATTCGGTTACAGAGATTCTATTTTTAAGCAGGAAGGAAAAGGGAAATATGTGATTCTGGAAGTTACTTTTAGACTATCGAAAAAAAATCACAGAATCAAAACTGAATATGGAGCCATTCAATCTGAATTAAAGAATTTAGGCATTGAAAATCCAACAATCCAAGATGTTTCCAAAGCGGTAATCAATATCAGACAAAGCAAACTTCCCGATCCAAAAGTTATAGGAAACGCAGGAAGTTTCTTTAAAAATCCGACCATTCCTTTAGCTCAATTTGAAGAATTGAAACAAAAATTTGAAAATATTCAAGGTTATCCGAACGGAGAATTTGTAAAAGTTCCTGCTGGCTGGCTGATCGAACAATGCGGTTGGAAAGGAAAGCAGATCGGAAACGTTGCTTCTCATCAAATGCAGTCTTTGGTTATCATCAATGCAACGGGAAATGCAACAGGCCAGGAAATTTTTGATTTTTCAACTGAAATTATCAATTCGGTTAAAGAAAAATTTGGTATAGAACTGGAGAGAGAGGTGAATATTATATAA
- a CDS encoding DUF4876 domain-containing protein: MKKRVLLLSMVAMMTTTFTMTSCSNDDFGVQTAQNGVLTLSFSGENIATYQSLNIEIKEINTGAVITKTIQNASSLSVEVPYGSYKITVNGQVVTTLQEPTAAGGNASADITTLATNVNVPLYFKTFKEDFIIEEVFFTGVKTTDNKNYNSGRYFKLTNNTDKVLYADKLILAQSEFLTTDDKNPTPYDVNQSFAVKGVMVLPGDGTQYPVKAGDFIVIADNAIDHKANTSTAYDLHNADFEFPSTNPTLGQVDNPAVPNVKVIYTQMTYNMFFLHNRGFESYVIARFPAGENETTFLTSHKYDYTYQNSAGGVTSKSAYSIPNTWIVDGVNNSIPTKFIHTLTSPSIDGGWTSTGTIDNDAARYGKSVRRKIIGKTANNKNAYSDTNNSSTDFVKDSQPSLKNGISHE, encoded by the coding sequence ATGAAAAAAAGAGTTTTACTATTAAGTATGGTAGCAATGATGACGACGACGTTTACGATGACATCATGTTCCAATGATGATTTCGGAGTACAGACTGCTCAAAACGGAGTATTAACTTTATCTTTTTCCGGAGAGAATATTGCTACTTATCAATCTTTAAATATTGAAATTAAAGAAATAAATACCGGAGCTGTCATTACAAAAACGATACAGAATGCAAGCTCTTTATCTGTAGAAGTTCCTTATGGTTCTTATAAAATTACAGTGAACGGGCAAGTAGTTACTACTCTACAGGAACCAACTGCTGCCGGAGGTAATGCATCTGCAGATATTACGACACTCGCAACCAATGTGAATGTTCCGTTATATTTTAAAACATTCAAAGAGGATTTTATCATTGAAGAAGTATTTTTCACAGGAGTAAAAACTACGGATAATAAAAACTATAACTCAGGACGTTATTTTAAGCTTACCAATAATACAGATAAAGTATTATATGCTGATAAATTAATCCTTGCTCAGTCAGAATTCCTTACAACAGATGATAAAAACCCTACTCCATATGATGTTAATCAATCATTTGCTGTAAAGGGAGTGATGGTATTGCCTGGAGATGGAACTCAATATCCAGTTAAGGCTGGTGATTTTATTGTAATTGCAGATAACGCTATCGATCATAAAGCAAATACAAGCACTGCTTATGATTTGCATAATGCAGATTTTGAATTTCCTTCTACAAATCCGACTTTAGGACAGGTTGACAATCCGGCTGTACCTAACGTTAAGGTTATTTACACTCAAATGACCTACAACATGTTCTTCTTACACAACAGAGGATTTGAAAGTTATGTAATTGCCCGTTTCCCTGCCGGAGAAAATGAAACTACGTTCTTAACAAGTCATAAATACGATTACACTTACCAAAACAGTGCGGGAGGTGTCACTTCAAAAAGTGCATATTCTATTCCAAACACATGGATCGTAGACGGTGTAAATAACAGTATTCCAACAAAATTCATTCATACATTAACTTCTCCAAGTATTGACGGAGGCTGGACATCTACAGGAACAATCGACAATGATGCTGCACGTTACGGAAAATCAGTAAGACGTAAAATTATAGGAAAAACAGCTAACAATAAAAATGCTTATTCTGATACCAACAACTCTTCAACTGATTTTGTAAAAGATTCTCAGCCAAGTTTAAAAAATGGGATTTCACACGAATAA
- a CDS encoding carboxypeptidase regulatory-like domain-containing protein, with translation MMRFLSFVFFFIFSTHFIYAQEGRSQLNITVYTENNKELEGASIAVDQSSVTTDNNGNANISLLNGKYRVKIIHPNFQEKELNITLASQQNLTINLQPIDKLEEVIVFSKEGKGLTTKSVIDRKAMEHLQPSSFSDLMELLPGGLAKAPNLSSVNRPILRENPGDYSGNQYKTSSLGVQFMIDDNIINSNADLQISVDNRQFSESVKGRETAYSGIDMRTISTNDIEKVEIIRGIPSASYGDLTSGLIKIERKIGQSPLQARFKADGFSKQYYVGKGFKINDKWQLSASADFLDSKATPTDDFENYQRITASLRSKKISTLWSRPLEWRSNIDFSANIDKKKVDPDNGTTDIDRYESNNKKISFTNNFIYNLDKSSFFNKVTLNTAIRAGFEKIEQRKLVQLSGPRSFSLAYDQGENVGFFPVLRYVTDFSTEGKPLDINALFKINGTRKTAGITHDYEAGLDWRYSKNNGNGIVYDMRTPPSAEFGIQRPRAFNDIPASNLLAAFLGDQMSYAIDQHKFTLYAGLRVSKNLGIDNSYAISKKIFTEPRLNLQYSLPHLMINNFPLKTDVTLGYGLFYKQPTLLMLYPNKEYWDYTQLNYYSNDAQYRYVNFMTYVQSRENKNIEAAKSIKKEIRLDLSYRNNEFFITYFKENMKNGFRNMDNTAVHTYKKYDATQVDLSQWNNGPNLTNVPYETITTLAAYEVTENGSETLKQGIEFGYTSPRIKAINTRFTFTGAWFKSQYRNSIPFAFKPTVSVGVGPFPYYGIYQNDYGYVNSNMNYNLFIDTYLPSLDLTVSASFQGSLYDHRRNDQRIAEPISYYGIDGVIHPFTDADRTDIYKQWLVRNVSVTDNLPDLYTFTINGNFKVTKSIYKSLKTSMFVNRLFNYSAPYTFNNVKVYRKGTNTPYFGMELNYNF, from the coding sequence ATGATGAGATTTTTATCTTTTGTTTTCTTCTTCATTTTCAGTACGCATTTCATATATGCTCAGGAAGGAAGATCACAATTGAACATTACGGTTTACACCGAAAATAATAAAGAATTAGAAGGTGCATCTATTGCGGTTGACCAATCTTCTGTAACCACAGATAATAATGGAAATGCTAATATTTCTTTGTTAAATGGTAAATATCGCGTTAAAATCATCCATCCTAATTTTCAGGAGAAAGAACTGAACATTACGCTTGCTTCTCAACAAAATTTGACCATAAATCTTCAACCAATCGATAAATTGGAAGAAGTTATTGTCTTTTCTAAAGAAGGAAAAGGCTTAACCACAAAATCCGTCATCGACAGAAAAGCGATGGAGCATTTACAACCTTCAAGTTTTTCAGATTTGATGGAATTACTTCCGGGAGGGTTGGCTAAAGCTCCGAATTTAAGTAGTGTAAACAGGCCCATTCTTCGTGAAAACCCTGGTGATTACAGTGGAAATCAATACAAAACATCTTCGTTGGGTGTACAGTTTATGATTGATGACAATATCATTAACTCAAATGCTGACCTGCAGATTTCTGTAGATAACAGGCAGTTTTCGGAATCTGTAAAAGGTAGGGAAACAGCATATTCCGGAATTGACATGAGAACAATTTCTACCAATGATATTGAAAAAGTAGAAATCATCCGTGGAATCCCTTCTGCTTCGTACGGAGATTTAACTTCAGGTTTGATTAAAATTGAACGTAAAATCGGTCAATCACCACTTCAGGCAAGATTTAAGGCTGACGGTTTCAGCAAACAATATTATGTTGGAAAAGGTTTTAAAATAAATGATAAATGGCAGTTGAGCGCCAGTGCGGATTTCTTGGATTCAAAAGCAACTCCAACTGATGATTTTGAAAACTATCAAAGAATTACAGCTTCTCTTCGTTCAAAGAAAATCTCAACACTTTGGTCAAGACCTTTAGAATGGAGATCAAACATCGATTTTTCTGCAAACATTGATAAGAAAAAAGTAGATCCTGATAATGGAACAACAGATATAGACAGATATGAATCTAATAATAAAAAGATCAGTTTTACCAATAATTTTATTTATAATTTAGATAAAAGCTCATTCTTTAATAAAGTAACTTTAAATACCGCTATCCGTGCAGGGTTTGAAAAAATTGAACAAAGAAAACTCGTACAGTTATCAGGCCCGCGTTCTTTTTCTTTAGCCTACGATCAAGGTGAAAATGTAGGTTTCTTTCCCGTTTTACGTTACGTTACAGATTTTTCAACAGAAGGAAAACCTCTGGACATAAATGCTCTTTTCAAAATAAATGGTACAAGAAAAACAGCAGGAATCACACATGACTATGAAGCGGGTCTGGATTGGAGATATTCTAAAAATAATGGCAATGGTATAGTTTATGACATGAGAACACCGCCTTCGGCAGAATTCGGAATACAAAGACCAAGAGCTTTTAATGATATTCCGGCTTCGAACCTGTTGGCTGCTTTCCTGGGAGATCAAATGAGCTATGCGATCGATCAGCATAAATTCACTTTATATGCAGGTTTGAGGGTTTCTAAAAATTTAGGTATTGATAATTCTTACGCCATCAGCAAAAAAATTTTTACAGAACCAAGATTGAATCTGCAATACAGCTTACCTCATCTGATGATCAATAATTTTCCATTGAAAACAGATGTTACATTAGGTTATGGTTTATTTTATAAGCAACCGACTTTGTTAATGCTTTATCCGAATAAAGAATATTGGGATTATACTCAGTTGAATTATTACAGTAACGATGCACAATACCGTTATGTAAATTTCATGACGTATGTACAGTCTAGAGAAAATAAAAATATCGAGGCCGCAAAAAGTATTAAGAAAGAGATCAGATTAGATTTAAGTTATAGAAACAATGAGTTTTTTATCACTTATTTTAAAGAAAATATGAAAAACGGCTTCCGTAATATGGATAATACAGCTGTTCATACTTATAAAAAATATGATGCAACACAGGTAGATCTTTCTCAATGGAACAACGGTCCCAACTTAACAAATGTTCCGTATGAAACTATAACTACACTTGCCGCATATGAAGTAACTGAGAACGGAAGCGAAACATTAAAACAAGGTATAGAATTCGGTTATACGTCACCAAGAATCAAGGCCATCAATACAAGATTTACCTTTACTGGAGCTTGGTTTAAATCTCAATATAGAAATTCTATTCCATTTGCCTTTAAACCTACTGTATCAGTTGGAGTTGGGCCTTTTCCTTATTACGGAATCTATCAAAATGATTATGGTTATGTAAACTCAAACATGAATTATAATCTTTTCATCGATACTTATCTGCCAAGTTTAGATCTTACCGTTTCAGCCTCATTTCAGGGAAGTTTATATGACCATAGAAGAAACGACCAAAGAATTGCAGAGCCGATTTCTTACTATGGAATTGATGGCGTAATACATCCATTTACAGATGCAGACAGAACAGATATCTACAAACAGTGGCTTGTAAGAAATGTTTCGGTTACAGATAATCTTCCAGATTTATACACATTCACCATCAACGGAAACTTTAAGGTTACAAAAAGTATCTACAAGTCATTAAAAACTTCAATGTTTGTCAACAGGCTTTTCAATTACAGTGCGCCTTATACATTCAATAATGTAAAAGTTTACAGAAAAGGAACCAATACTCCTTATTTCGGAATGGAATTAAACTACAATTTTTAA